A section of the Candidatus Bathyarchaeota archaeon genome encodes:
- a CDS encoding OB-fold nucleic acid binding domain-containing protein encodes MTDIKDLADGMKRVNVEGQVVEKGDPREVKSRYKDETYRIVDAVIADESGSIKLTLWNEQIEQVNVGDKVKIENGYVTSFKGETQLNVGKFGKLTVT; translated from the coding sequence TTGACAGATATTAAAGACTTAGCTGATGGAATGAAGCGGGTTAACGTGGAAGGCCAAGTTGTAGAGAAAGGTGACCCGCGTGAAGTTAAATCGCGCTACAAAGATGAAACTTACCGTATCGTAGATGCTGTGATCGCTGACGAATCTGGCAGCATAAAGTTAACACTTTGGAATGAGCAGATTGAGCAGGTTAACGTGGGTGACAAGGTGAAAATCGAGAACGGCTACGTGACCAGCTTTAAGGGTGAAACACAGCTTAACGTCGGTAAATTCGGCAAGTTAACTGTGACTTAA
- a CDS encoding ECF transporter S component — protein sequence MKTIHVAAFALNAALYVALGILVSTILPLNFGGVRFWPQVIVPAVFAAVFGPWVGGLGAATGIFISDILLGGSPLLSLMAGVTSNFLGFWLVGYIANKKFALKKSTAIYGGLTAISAVVAFVYTNLIYVGIIVGCFVVYLAVVLSRSKWVNYELGCVVGLLVGSLIIGVTVPVYAVLFAPTSTAYPALTAAGILALFTWTFATEIPFMLVLGPPIIGAIYKAFPTLKKKNIPTLQSEST from the coding sequence TTGAAAACTATACATGTAGCCGCTTTCGCGCTGAATGCAGCGCTGTACGTTGCTTTAGGAATTTTGGTTTCAACTATTCTTCCATTGAATTTCGGAGGCGTAAGGTTTTGGCCACAAGTAATCGTTCCCGCGGTGTTTGCTGCCGTTTTCGGTCCATGGGTCGGCGGCTTAGGTGCAGCTACGGGTATATTCATAAGCGACATACTGTTAGGTGGGAGTCCACTCCTAAGCTTAATGGCAGGGGTAACTTCAAACTTTTTGGGCTTTTGGTTAGTTGGTTACATAGCTAACAAAAAGTTTGCGCTCAAAAAATCTACAGCAATCTACGGTGGCCTTACAGCTATTTCCGCAGTGGTTGCATTTGTCTACACAAACCTAATTTACGTGGGAATAATCGTTGGCTGCTTCGTTGTCTACTTAGCTGTAGTCCTGAGCAGATCCAAATGGGTTAACTACGAACTCGGCTGCGTAGTAGGTTTACTAGTCGGCAGCCTAATAATAGGCGTCACGGTGCCTGTGTACGCTGTACTTTTCGCTCCGACCTCAACCGCATACCCTGCGTTAACCGCTGCAGGGATTCTTGCACTGTTTACGTGGACTTTTGCAACAGAAATACCTTTTATGCTGGTTCTTGGACCACCCATAATAGGTGCAATTTATAAGGCATTTCCAACACTTAAAAAGAAAAATATCCCAACTTTGCAAAGTGAATCTACGTGA
- a CDS encoding pyrimidine dimer DNA glycosylase/endonuclease V, translating to MVRIWAVPVSELDRQHLLGEHAELHCIVGALLGKYKAYRSHPETRRFENRVEQLYYRHADQVAELQKRGYRHNSPLPNSNKPYRYSEEEYCRDHQELAKRQHKRPL from the coding sequence ATGGTTCGGATATGGGCTGTTCCCGTTAGCGAACTTGACCGCCAACACCTACTTGGCGAACATGCAGAACTCCACTGTATAGTCGGTGCACTGCTGGGTAAATACAAAGCATACCGCAGTCATCCTGAAACCCGACGCTTCGAAAACCGCGTTGAGCAACTGTACTATAGGCATGCGGATCAAGTGGCAGAATTGCAGAAACGCGGCTACCGCCACAACTCGCCGCTGCCAAACAGCAACAAACCTTATCGCTATTCTGAGGAAGAATACTGTCGAGATCACCAAGAACTTGCCAAAAGGCAGCACAAACGTCCGCTTTAG
- a CDS encoding phosphopantetheine adenylyltransferase — MRQFKKVAVGGTFDKLHKGHRALLGKAFEVGEKVVIGLTSDSFVAKMGKPHKTASYDERRRELEAYLSEQGCSGCAEIVPLNDAYGLTISGQGFDALVVSQDTLKIGCVINEKRQKAGLEPLQIVVVDLVPAENHHPISTTRIRRGEIDRNGRMIKHSA, encoded by the coding sequence ATGAGGCAATTTAAGAAAGTGGCGGTCGGCGGAACCTTTGACAAACTGCACAAGGGGCACAGAGCACTTCTTGGGAAAGCTTTTGAAGTGGGAGAAAAAGTTGTTATCGGCTTAACCTCTGATAGCTTTGTTGCTAAGATGGGTAAACCTCATAAAACCGCATCGTATGATGAACGCCGCAGGGAACTTGAAGCGTACTTGTCAGAGCAAGGATGTTCTGGTTGCGCTGAAATCGTGCCACTAAACGATGCATATGGCTTAACCATTTCTGGGCAGGGTTTTGACGCGTTGGTAGTCAGCCAAGATACCCTAAAGATTGGTTGCGTCATAAACGAGAAACGCCAAAAAGCGGGGCTTGAGCCGCTGCAAATTGTGGTTGTGGATTTGGTTCCCGCTGAAAATCATCATCCTATCTCTACCACAAGAATCCGACGGGGCGAAATCGACCGCAACGGACGCATGATCAAACATTCTGCTTAG